One genomic window of Halococcus sediminicola includes the following:
- the katG gene encoding catalase/peroxidase HPI, with protein MSKSNRDWWPTQLNLAILDRNARRSGPMDEEFDYAAAFESLDLDAVKADIEETLTTSQDWWPADYGHYGPLMIRMAWHSAGTYRTSDGRGGANRAGQRFAPLNSWPDNANLDKARRLLWPVKEKYGRKLSWADLLVLTGNVALESMGFETFGFAGGREDAFQPDEAVNWGPEDEMETTSPERFDEDGDLRNPLGNSVMGLIYVNPEGPYGEPDLEGSAHNIRQTFGEMAMNDEETAALIAGGHTFGKVHGADEPTNLGPEPEAAPIESQGLGWANDHESGKGADTITSGIEGPWTSAPINWDMGYLDNLLDYEWEAEKGPGGAWQWTPADGELEESVPDAHDSEANVDPMMLTTDVALKDDPDYREILERFQEDPQFFQEAFAKAWYKLIHRDMGPPTRFLGPEVPDEAMLWQDPIPDADYETVDDEAIETLKRDILDSDLSIPELVKTAWASASTYRDSDKRGGANGARLRLRPQRDWEANDPEELTTVLDTLDEIKTAFNDSRSDGTQVSLADLIVLGGTAAIEQAAADAGHDIHVPFEPGRTDASQEWTDVESFEALRPEADGFRNYRGAEADRPAEEMLVDRAELMNLTPSEMTVLVGGMRALGANHGNTDLGILTDRPGTLTNDFFANLLGMDIEWEPVSEDEEVFEGRDRETGDLEWKGSRTDLIFGSNARLRAIAEIYGADDGEEKFVGDFVNAWHKVMSLDRFDRE; from the coding sequence ATGAGTAAGTCCAACCGAGACTGGTGGCCGACGCAGTTGAATCTGGCAATCCTCGACCGGAACGCCCGCCGGTCGGGACCGATGGACGAGGAGTTCGACTACGCCGCGGCGTTCGAGTCGCTCGATCTCGACGCGGTGAAAGCCGACATCGAGGAGACACTGACGACCTCGCAGGACTGGTGGCCGGCCGACTACGGCCACTACGGACCGCTGATGATTCGGATGGCGTGGCACAGCGCCGGCACCTATCGCACCTCCGACGGGCGTGGTGGTGCCAACCGCGCCGGCCAGCGCTTTGCACCGCTGAATAGCTGGCCCGACAACGCGAACCTCGACAAGGCGCGTCGACTCCTCTGGCCGGTCAAGGAGAAGTACGGTCGCAAGCTCTCGTGGGCCGATCTGCTGGTGCTCACGGGCAACGTCGCCCTCGAATCGATGGGCTTCGAGACGTTCGGCTTCGCCGGCGGCCGCGAAGACGCCTTCCAGCCCGACGAGGCCGTCAACTGGGGGCCCGAAGACGAGATGGAGACGACCTCGCCCGAGCGCTTCGACGAGGACGGCGACCTCAGGAACCCGCTCGGCAACTCCGTCATGGGTCTCATCTACGTGAATCCCGAAGGGCCGTACGGCGAACCCGATCTGGAGGGGTCGGCGCACAACATCCGCCAGACGTTCGGCGAGATGGCGATGAACGACGAGGAGACCGCGGCGCTCATCGCCGGCGGTCATACCTTTGGCAAAGTCCACGGCGCCGACGAGCCGACGAACCTCGGTCCCGAACCCGAGGCAGCCCCCATCGAATCGCAGGGACTCGGCTGGGCGAACGACCACGAATCGGGGAAGGGAGCCGACACCATCACCAGCGGCATCGAGGGACCGTGGACCAGTGCGCCGATCAACTGGGACATGGGCTATCTCGACAACCTGCTCGACTACGAGTGGGAGGCCGAGAAGGGTCCTGGCGGCGCGTGGCAGTGGACGCCCGCCGACGGCGAACTCGAAGAAAGCGTGCCCGATGCCCATGATTCGGAGGCGAACGTCGACCCGATGATGCTGACGACGGACGTCGCCTTGAAGGACGACCCCGACTACCGGGAAATCCTCGAACGCTTCCAAGAGGATCCCCAGTTCTTCCAGGAGGCCTTCGCCAAGGCGTGGTACAAGCTGATCCACCGCGACATGGGTCCGCCGACGCGCTTTCTCGGCCCGGAGGTCCCCGACGAGGCGATGCTGTGGCAGGATCCCATCCCCGACGCCGACTACGAGACGGTCGACGACGAGGCCATCGAGACACTCAAACGGGACATCCTCGATTCCGACCTCTCGATCCCCGAACTGGTCAAGACCGCGTGGGCGTCGGCATCGACCTACCGCGACAGCGACAAGCGCGGCGGCGCAAACGGTGCCCGACTCCGCCTCCGACCCCAGCGCGACTGGGAAGCGAACGACCCCGAGGAACTGACGACCGTGCTCGACACCCTCGACGAGATCAAAACGGCGTTCAACGACTCGCGCTCGGACGGAACGCAGGTCTCGCTCGCCGACCTCATCGTCTTGGGAGGGACTGCGGCCATCGAGCAGGCGGCGGCCGATGCTGGGCACGATATCCATGTGCCGTTCGAACCTGGCCGGACCGACGCCTCACAGGAGTGGACCGACGTCGAGTCCTTCGAGGCGCTCAGACCCGAAGCGGACGGGTTCCGGAACTATCGTGGTGCGGAGGCCGACCGACCGGCCGAGGAGATGCTGGTCGACAGAGCCGAACTGATGAACCTGACGCCCTCGGAGATGACGGTGCTGGTCGGCGGCATGCGGGCGCTCGGCGCGAACCACGGGAACACGGACCTCGGCATCCTCACCGACCGACCGGGAACGCTGACCAACGACTTCTTCGCCAATCTGCTCGGCATGGACATCGAATGGGAACCCGTCTCGGAGGACGAGGAGGTGTTCGAAGGTCGCGACCGCGAGACGGGCGACCTCGAATGGAAAGGAAGCCGCACCGACCTCATCTTCGGGTCGAACGCCCGGCTGCGAGCCATCGCCGAGATCTACGGAGCCGACGACGGCGAGGAGAAGTTCGTCGGTGACTTCGTGAATGCGTGGCACAAAGTGATGAGCCTCGACCGCTTCGACCGCGAGTGA
- a CDS encoding glutathione S-transferase family protein, with amino-acid sequence MNQLVDGEWRTDAYETTNDDGEFDRQETSFRDWVEADPDAKFPAEAGRYHLYVSYACPWAHRTLVTRALRGLDDVISVDVVDPYRDEDGWQFTPTREGATADSQNGFDYLRETYVAADPDFTGRVTVPVLWDKEKETVVNNESEEIMRMLDTAFDEYANDATLYPEGHREKIDETIDAIYEPINNGVYRAGFADTQDAYEGAVGDLFDALDHWEGVLDDQRYLCGEVLTEADVAMFTTLVRFDDVYHTHFKCNVRKIAEYPNLWNYLKELYQLSGVADTVWMDHITEHYYETHTDVNPKGIVAVGPDHDFGADHDRERLAGGPPAALRRSVSTAD; translated from the coding sequence GTGAACCAACTCGTCGACGGCGAGTGGCGGACCGATGCCTACGAAACGACGAACGACGACGGCGAATTCGACAGACAGGAGACCAGTTTCCGGGATTGGGTCGAGGCGGATCCGGACGCAAAATTCCCCGCCGAGGCGGGCCGCTACCACCTCTACGTCTCCTATGCCTGTCCGTGGGCCCATCGAACGCTCGTGACGCGCGCGCTGCGCGGTCTCGACGACGTGATCTCGGTCGACGTCGTCGATCCCTACCGCGACGAGGACGGCTGGCAGTTCACGCCCACGCGCGAGGGCGCGACCGCCGACTCGCAGAACGGCTTCGACTACCTCCGAGAGACCTACGTCGCGGCCGACCCCGACTTCACGGGTCGCGTGACCGTTCCCGTGCTCTGGGATAAGGAAAAAGAGACCGTCGTCAACAACGAGTCCGAAGAGATCATGCGGATGCTCGATACGGCCTTCGACGAGTACGCGAACGACGCGACGCTCTACCCCGAGGGCCACCGGGAGAAAATCGACGAGACCATCGACGCCATCTACGAACCGATCAACAACGGCGTCTATCGCGCTGGTTTCGCGGACACGCAGGACGCCTACGAGGGGGCTGTGGGGGACCTCTTCGACGCGCTCGACCACTGGGAAGGGGTCCTCGACGACCAGCGCTACCTCTGTGGGGAGGTCCTCACCGAGGCCGACGTCGCCATGTTCACGACGCTCGTTCGCTTCGACGACGTCTATCATACCCATTTCAAGTGTAACGTCCGAAAGATCGCCGAGTACCCGAATCTCTGGAACTACCTGAAAGAACTCTATCAATTGTCCGGCGTGGCCGACACGGTGTGGATGGACCACATCACGGAGCACTACTACGAGACGCACACCGACGTCAACCCGAAAGGCATCGTCGCCGTCGGGCCGGACCACGACTTCGGTGCCGACCACGACCGCGAGCGGTTGGCCGGCGGGCCGCCCGCGGCACTCCGTCGGTCAGTATCGACCGCCGACTGA
- a CDS encoding ATP-grasp domain-containing protein, producing MLSLAVATRKESFERMGGPLAERDIDVRHVQTDERTVPLTDPGEEWAGFDVGFVHPSRLMEGGVADALLDVPWINDRDAILTSRNKAGVIARLARAEIPVPKTVLVSNPVDETELIDAFSRFDPPVVVKPNSTTRGTGVVKVADRDSFLGVADYLGLIHRNPATGDRSFLVQEFVPTATDYRAMCIDGRCVGAVERRLPDSVRAAGGWKHNVHRGAEATGVDLPARLRALAERTAEILDIPWLGVDLLVGDERAVISETNARPTIDDETKYEPGFYDDLAALVRAQA from the coding sequence ATGCTCAGTCTCGCCGTCGCCACCCGAAAGGAGAGTTTCGAGCGGATGGGCGGCCCGCTCGCCGAGCGCGACATCGACGTTCGGCACGTCCAAACCGACGAGCGGACCGTCCCGCTCACCGACCCCGGCGAGGAGTGGGCGGGCTTCGACGTCGGCTTCGTCCATCCCTCACGCCTTATGGAAGGTGGCGTCGCCGACGCACTGCTTGACGTGCCGTGGATCAACGACCGTGACGCAATCTTGACCTCACGAAACAAGGCCGGTGTCATCGCCCGTCTCGCTCGTGCTGAGATTCCAGTACCGAAGACGGTCCTGGTGTCGAACCCCGTCGACGAGACCGAACTGATTGACGCTTTCTCCCGGTTCGACCCGCCAGTGGTGGTGAAGCCGAACTCCACGACGCGGGGCACGGGCGTGGTGAAGGTCGCCGACCGCGATTCCTTTCTCGGCGTGGCGGACTATCTAGGTCTCATCCATCGGAACCCGGCGACCGGCGACCGCTCGTTTCTCGTCCAGGAGTTCGTCCCTACGGCGACCGACTACCGCGCGATGTGCATCGACGGCCGCTGTGTCGGCGCGGTCGAACGCCGACTGCCCGACTCCGTTCGCGCCGCGGGCGGATGGAAGCACAACGTCCACCGCGGGGCCGAGGCCACGGGCGTGGACCTTCCGGCGAGGCTTCGGGCGTTGGCCGAGCGCACGGCCGAGATCCTCGACATCCCGTGGCTCGGCGTGGATCTGCTCGTCGGTGACGAGCGCGCGGTGATCTCGGAGACCAACGCCCGCCCGACCATCGACGACGAGACGAAGTACGAACCCGGCTTCTACGACGACCTCGCGGCGCTCGTGCGTGCACAAGCGTGA
- a CDS encoding energy-coupling factor transporter transmembrane component T family protein, with the protein MLSYDPGNSLAHRLDPRAKLAVQVGFALAAFSHTSPRGLAIATLLVGGVLAAARLSPLVAAWEVRYALPFLVAGPLLAALVLDPPWVAPVEALAPALASYRVLLVLVVSVAYVRTTPVRDSRAAIQRILPGRLGRLCGTGVALVFRFLPVIFADLTRARTAMRARLGSERALGERMELVAVAGVRRAFARAERLELALRARCFAWNPTLPVLRFSRIDVPALVLALGLFGWALW; encoded by the coding sequence GTGTTGAGCTACGACCCCGGGAACTCCCTCGCCCACCGGCTCGACCCGCGGGCAAAACTCGCCGTTCAGGTGGGTTTCGCGCTCGCGGCCTTTTCCCACACCAGCCCGCGCGGGCTTGCGATTGCGACGCTTCTCGTGGGGGGCGTCCTCGCGGCAGCGAGGCTGTCGCCGCTCGTCGCGGCGTGGGAGGTCCGCTACGCGCTACCGTTTCTGGTCGCCGGACCGCTGCTCGCCGCGCTCGTGCTCGATCCACCGTGGGTCGCCCCTGTCGAGGCGCTCGCGCCCGCGCTTGCGAGCTATCGCGTGCTGCTCGTGTTGGTCGTGAGCGTCGCCTACGTCAGGACGACGCCGGTGCGCGACTCGCGGGCGGCGATTCAGCGAATCCTGCCGGGCCGACTCGGGCGGCTCTGTGGAACCGGCGTGGCGCTCGTCTTCCGGTTCCTTCCGGTGATCTTTGCCGACCTCACGCGGGCGCGCACGGCGATGCGGGCACGCCTCGGAAGCGAGCGCGCGCTCGGCGAGCGGATGGAACTCGTCGCCGTCGCGGGGGTTCGCCGGGCGTTCGCGCGGGCCGAGCGGCTGGAACTGGCGCTCCGTGCGCGCTGTTTCGCGTGGAACCCGACGCTGCCGGTGCTTCGGTTCTCACGGATCGACGTCCCGGCGCTCGTGCTGGCGCTCGGGCTGTTCGGCTGGGCGCTGTGGTGA
- a CDS encoding DUF192 domain-containing protein, giving the protein MNRGRVLNVLLALAVVALVLTTAVATGVVPPPATLFDTGEYDRAEVTVTNNCSQVLGTVEVRIADSRQQKVVGLSETPALQNGSGMLFPYDESGEHTYVMRGMDYPLDIVFVGADGRINAIESAPTPGPNEDGNDIRRTGTGKYVLEVPRGWMERHGIHVGHRVAIDRSG; this is encoded by the coding sequence GTGAACCGTGGCCGAGTTCTCAACGTCCTGCTTGCGCTGGCCGTCGTCGCGCTGGTGCTGACGACGGCCGTCGCCACCGGCGTCGTGCCGCCGCCAGCGACGCTGTTCGACACCGGCGAGTACGACCGTGCCGAGGTCACGGTCACGAACAACTGCTCACAGGTACTGGGAACGGTTGAAGTTCGCATCGCCGACAGCCGCCAGCAGAAGGTCGTCGGGCTCTCCGAAACCCCCGCCCTCCAGAACGGCTCCGGAATGCTCTTTCCCTACGACGAATCGGGAGAACACACCTACGTGATGCGCGGGATGGACTACCCGCTCGACATCGTGTTCGTCGGTGCCGACGGGCGCATCAACGCCATCGAGAGCGCCCCCACACCCGGCCCGAACGAGGACGGCAACGACATCCGGCGCACGGGGACCGGCAAGTACGTCCTCGAAGTCCCCCGTGGGTGGATGGAGCGCCACGGCATCCACGTCGGCCATCGGGTCGCCATCGATCGCTCGGGGTGA
- a CDS encoding heterodisulfide reductase-related iron-sulfur binding cluster codes for MTLVLQTGETVTRETFWLIGPVGKALFYFLAFLAIAVLLYGVYDRFGRYLRGTEDAFARLDDLPGRIASAAKIVVSNEKQFNRDLYGGLMHAFIMWGFLTLLIGTTILMVDIDGYRLITGFLGEEQSFFVGDFYLSYSLVMDALGLLFVVGLGMAIYRRYGVRNERLWDRHTSLEDGAFVWTLFLLAVGGYLVEGVRILGTGFPDFETVSFVGWFVALVLQGAGVSGELARTIYPVTWWSHSLLALGFVAAVPYAKPFHMLSSFANVVTRDEKAGVRLPGVPTDAAPDEIGFTEIEDMSWKQMLDQDACTKCGRCSSVCPAKASGRPLDPRNVILDLKGYRESVNAGGETKEIVADGGGVVDSRTMESCMSCMACMDACPVDIEHVPQFTEMNRRLTEMGEMDDNVQETMMDVFQQGNSFGDPERKRPDWVEELDFDVPDARDESVEYLWYVGDYPSYDERNRRIARSLATIFEHADVSYGILYEDEQNDGNDVRRVGEEGLYEMLAEDNAAAFEECEFETLVCTDPHSYNTFKNEYPELDGVEWNSDGAVDVHHYTQVVQDLADGGALNLSGTELDYTVTYHDPCHLGRMNDEFEAPRDLVRRTGADLHEMPRNRANSFCCGGGGGGLWMDFDEEPKPSEERLREALEDTDAGSNVEKFVVACPMCMTMYEDGRKTGDFEERIEIVGLSELLAEALESGGAAEAAGTNAGAAPADD; via the coding sequence ATGACACTCGTGCTCCAGACGGGTGAAACCGTCACCCGTGAGACGTTCTGGCTGATCGGTCCCGTCGGCAAGGCGCTCTTTTACTTCCTCGCCTTCCTGGCGATCGCCGTCCTCCTCTACGGAGTGTACGACCGCTTCGGACGCTATCTCCGCGGGACCGAGGACGCGTTCGCCCGCCTCGACGACCTCCCCGGACGGATCGCCAGCGCCGCCAAAATCGTGGTCTCGAACGAGAAGCAGTTCAACCGCGACCTCTATGGAGGGTTGATGCACGCCTTCATCATGTGGGGGTTTCTCACGCTGCTCATCGGCACCACCATTCTAATGGTCGACATTGACGGCTACCGACTGATCACCGGGTTCCTCGGCGAGGAGCAATCCTTCTTCGTCGGCGATTTCTACCTCTCGTACTCGCTGGTGATGGACGCGCTTGGACTGCTGTTCGTCGTCGGTCTCGGCATGGCGATCTACCGGCGATACGGCGTCCGCAACGAGCGCCTCTGGGACCGACACACGAGCCTCGAAGACGGCGCGTTCGTCTGGACGCTGTTCTTGCTCGCCGTCGGCGGCTATCTCGTCGAGGGCGTGCGCATCCTCGGAACCGGCTTCCCGGACTTCGAGACGGTGAGTTTCGTGGGGTGGTTCGTCGCGCTCGTCCTCCAAGGCGCTGGCGTCTCTGGCGAACTCGCACGCACGATATACCCCGTGACGTGGTGGTCGCACTCGCTGCTCGCCCTCGGGTTCGTCGCCGCCGTGCCATACGCCAAACCGTTCCACATGCTATCGAGTTTCGCCAACGTCGTCACGCGCGACGAGAAAGCGGGCGTCCGCCTACCTGGGGTGCCGACCGACGCGGCCCCCGACGAGATCGGCTTCACCGAAATCGAGGACATGTCCTGGAAACAGATGCTCGACCAGGACGCCTGCACCAAGTGCGGGCGCTGTTCGTCGGTCTGTCCGGCCAAAGCGTCGGGCCGACCGCTCGATCCTCGTAACGTCATTCTCGATCTGAAAGGCTACCGCGAGTCGGTGAACGCCGGCGGCGAGACCAAGGAGATCGTCGCCGACGGCGGTGGCGTCGTCGATTCGCGCACGATGGAGTCCTGTATGTCCTGTATGGCCTGTATGGACGCCTGCCCCGTCGATATCGAGCACGTTCCCCAATTCACGGAGATGAACCGCCGGCTGACCGAGATGGGTGAGATGGACGACAACGTGCAGGAGACGATGATGGACGTCTTCCAGCAGGGCAATTCATTTGGGGACCCCGAACGCAAACGCCCCGACTGGGTCGAGGAGTTGGATTTCGACGTGCCCGACGCGCGCGACGAGTCCGTCGAATATCTCTGGTACGTCGGCGACTATCCCTCCTACGACGAGCGCAACAGGCGCATCGCGCGCTCGCTGGCAACCATCTTCGAGCACGCGGACGTTTCCTATGGTATCCTCTACGAGGACGAGCAGAACGACGGCAACGACGTGCGGCGGGTCGGCGAAGAGGGTCTCTACGAGATGCTCGCCGAGGACAACGCCGCCGCTTTCGAGGAGTGCGAATTCGAGACACTCGTCTGTACCGATCCTCATAGTTATAATACGTTCAAAAACGAGTATCCCGAACTCGACGGCGTCGAGTGGAATTCGGATGGCGCAGTCGACGTCCATCACTACACACAGGTCGTTCAGGACCTCGCCGACGGCGGCGCGTTGAATCTCTCGGGCACCGAACTCGACTATACGGTGACCTACCACGACCCCTGCCATCTCGGGCGGATGAACGACGAGTTCGAGGCTCCTCGCGACCTCGTCCGGCGCACCGGCGCGGATCTCCACGAGATGCCGCGAAACCGGGCGAACTCCTTTTGTTGTGGCGGCGGTGGTGGCGGGCTCTGGATGGACTTCGACGAGGAGCCCAAACCGAGCGAGGAGCGCCTGCGGGAGGCGCTCGAAGACACCGACGCCGGGAGCAACGTTGAAAAATTCGTCGTCGCCTGCCCGATGTGCATGACGATGTACGAGGACGGCCGGAAGACGGGCGATTTCGAGGAGCGCATCGAGATCGTCGGCCTCTCGGAGCTACTGGCGGAGGCGCTCGAATCGGGCGGTGCGGCCGAAGCGGCCGGGACGAACGCGGGCGCAGCCCCGGCAGACGACTGA
- a CDS encoding 50S ribosomal protein L16, which produces MADKPASMYREISKPAYTRKEYITGIPGSKIAQHKMGDVRADPEEFPVQISLAVEEEIQIRHGALESSRLSANRHLLKSLGEGNYKMILRKFPHHVLRENKQATGAGADRVSDGMRQAFGKPVGTAARVGAGERIFTIWCDVDQADVAKEALRRAYNKIGSPCDITVERGDELLVR; this is translated from the coding sequence ATGGCCGACAAACCCGCCTCGATGTATCGGGAAATATCCAAACCCGCATACACCCGCAAGGAGTACATCACCGGGATTCCCGGCTCGAAGATCGCCCAGCACAAGATGGGCGACGTGCGCGCGGATCCCGAGGAGTTCCCCGTCCAGATCAGCCTCGCCGTCGAGGAGGAGATCCAGATCCGCCACGGCGCGCTCGAATCCTCGCGCCTGTCGGCGAACCGCCACCTGCTCAAGAGCCTCGGCGAGGGCAACTACAAGATGATCCTCCGGAAGTTCCCGCATCACGTCCTCAGAGAAAACAAACAGGCGACCGGCGCGGGCGCGGACCGCGTTTCCGACGGCATGCGCCAGGCGTTCGGCAAACCCGTGGGCACGGCCGCCCGCGTCGGTGCCGGCGAGCGCATCTTCACCATCTGGTGTGACGTCGACCAAGCCGACGTCGCCAAGGAGGCGCTCCGGCGTGCGTACAACAAGATCGGCTCGCCCTGTGATATTACCGTCGAGCGCGGCGACGAACTGCTCGTCCGATAA
- a CDS encoding energy-coupling factor ABC transporter ATP-binding protein, protein MIETRNLVYRHGDDGPGTPAVDGVSLTIEDGSFVVLAGPNGSGKTTLIREFNGLLEPDSGTVSVNGQPVGENLVAARTAVAMTFQDPRDGFVAATVGADVAFGPENLGLGREKIDGRVAEALAAVRMEGRDDERIDRLSGGEQARVAIAGALAMSPDHLVLDEPFAGLDQPARESVCSRLSALHAAGTGIVVVTHDLRDLLALADRVLVMADGRVAVDAAPEAAREQLPELGVRAPC, encoded by the coding sequence ATGATTGAAACCCGAAACCTCGTCTATCGCCACGGGGACGACGGGCCGGGCACACCGGCCGTCGATGGCGTCTCGCTCACCATCGAAGACGGGTCGTTCGTCGTGCTCGCGGGACCCAACGGGTCGGGTAAGACGACGCTCATCCGGGAGTTCAACGGACTCCTCGAACCCGATTCGGGAACTGTGTCGGTGAACGGCCAGCCGGTCGGTGAAAACCTCGTGGCCGCCCGGACCGCCGTGGCGATGACGTTTCAGGACCCGCGCGACGGGTTCGTCGCTGCGACGGTGGGCGCGGACGTGGCCTTCGGGCCGGAGAACCTCGGACTCGGGAGGGAGAAAATCGACGGGCGGGTGGCCGAGGCGCTCGCGGCGGTGCGGATGGAGGGCCGAGATGACGAACGCATCGACCGGCTCTCGGGCGGCGAGCAGGCCCGGGTCGCCATCGCGGGCGCGCTGGCGATGAGTCCCGACCATCTGGTGCTCGACGAGCCGTTCGCCGGACTCGACCAGCCAGCGCGCGAGTCGGTTTGTTCACGATTGAGCGCGCTGCACGCCGCGGGGACGGGCATCGTCGTCGTCACACACGACCTGCGCGACCTGCTCGCGCTCGCCGACCGCGTACTCGTGATGGCCGACGGTCGCGTGGCGGTCGACGCCGCCCCTGAAGCGGCGCGCGAGCAACTCCCCGAACTCGGCGTCCGCGCGCCGTGTTGA
- a CDS encoding biotin transporter BioY yields the protein MSAENRETELVDDEIVRNLARAALFAALLGAFAYVSFPNPVSPAPVTLQVLGVFLAGVFLGPVWGAAACGLYLLAGALGAPVFSSGAAGLGVLLGPTAGYLLAYPFAALVIGAVVHGGRTLADPDEVGLGRLVGALLVGTVVIYASGVLGLMVVQNLDPVEAFLAGAAAFVPAELLKIAAAVAIVRSDAIVAT from the coding sequence ATGAGCGCCGAAAACCGGGAGACGGAACTCGTCGACGACGAGATTGTGAGGAACCTCGCGCGTGCAGCGCTGTTCGCCGCCCTGCTCGGTGCGTTCGCCTACGTGAGCTTTCCGAACCCGGTCTCGCCCGCGCCGGTCACGTTACAGGTCCTCGGCGTCTTTCTGGCCGGTGTCTTCCTCGGGCCGGTCTGGGGGGCCGCGGCCTGTGGGCTGTATCTGCTCGCGGGCGCGCTCGGCGCACCGGTGTTTTCGAGCGGGGCAGCGGGATTGGGGGTCTTGCTCGGCCCGACGGCCGGCTATCTCCTCGCCTACCCGTTCGCGGCGCTGGTCATCGGTGCTGTCGTCCACGGTGGGCGGACGCTCGCCGACCCCGATGAGGTGGGGCTGGGGAGGCTGGTCGGTGCGTTGCTGGTCGGTACCGTCGTCATCTACGCCAGCGGCGTGCTCGGGCTGATGGTTGTCCAGAATTTGGATCCCGTCGAGGCGTTTCTCGCCGGCGCGGCGGCGTTCGTGCCGGCCGAGTTGTTGAAGATCGCCGCGGCCGTCGCCATCGTCCGCAGCGACGCGATCGTCGCCACATGA